The DNA window ATTGTGGACAATCGCCTTTCGGTCACCGGACGATCGCGCCGGCGGCGCGGCATGTCCGCGCCTTGGTTCCGCGCGGGGCCTGATTGATCGAGGGCCTCTCGCCCCGCGAGATCCCGGTTCAGGTCCGGGATGCCGCCGGCACCACACAGCCTTCACACCCCGCCCGGTCACAAATCGCTTGCCTCAACGCTCGTTTGCCGCAACTCTGAATACATGACGTTCCAACCCACCTCTCCGTTCCCGCCGCACGGCAGCGCGCAACAGGTGGCCTTTCACCGCACCGAGCTTTCCGTGATCCTGTCGCTTTACGGGCGCATGGTCGCTGCGGGCGAGTGGCGCGACTACGGCATTTCTAGCCTGCGCGACGTGGCGATCTTCTCGGTCTCTCGGCGCACCGCCGAAAACCCGCTTTACCGGATCGAAAAACGCCCCAAGCTGCGCGCGCGGCAAGGGCAATACGCGGTGATCGGGATGGACGGGCAGGTGCTGAAACGCGGGCACGACCTGCGCACGGTCTTGCGCGTGCTGGAGCGCAAGCTTATTCGCGCGGTGGACTGACCCGACAGGAAAGCCCATGACGACCCTGCCCGATTTCCGGCTGGAAACCCATTTCGCCAAGTGGGAATTCAAGGCCCGCCACCACATGACCGCCTCGGACGCCGAAAGCATGGCCCTGCCAGAGCTTCTGGCCATGGCCAGCCCTGAAGACCGGGACGGTTTCGAGCAGATGTGGCTGGGCTATACCGAGACCTTCGGCGCGCCCGATCTGCGCGCGGCCATCGCGGCGACCTATGCCGGTCGGCCCGCCGACGAAGTGCTCTGTTTTGCAGGCGCCAGCGAGGGCATCTTCGCGGCCAACTCCGTGCTGCTGGACGCGGACAGCCACGCCATCGTGGTGACGCCCAACTACCAGTCGCACGAAAGCTTGCCCTTGGCGATCTGCGAGGCGACGGGCGTGCCGCTTGATCCGGACGATAACTGGTCGCTCGATATCGACCGGGTGCGCGACGCGATCCGCCCCAACACACGGCTTTTGACGATCAATTTTCCGCACAATCCCACGGGCGCGATCCTGCCGCGCGACCGATACGAGGCGCTGATCGAGCTTTGCCGCCAGCACGGCATCTGGATTTTGCATGACGAGATCTTCAACGGGCTGGGCCCCTCGGATGCCGAACACCTGCCCTTCATTGCGGATGTCTATGAACGTGGGCTGTCGCTGGGCGTGATGTCGAAATCCTATGGCCTGCCGGGGCTGCGCGTGGGGTGGATCGCCTGTCAGGACCGCGACGTGCTGTCCAAGTTGGAGCGGATGAAGCACTACCTGTCGATCTGCAATTCCGGTCCCAGCGAGCGGCTGGCGCTGATCGCGCTGAAGAACCGCGACGCCATCCTCGCGCGCAATTGCGCCATCGTGGACGAAAACCTGCCGAAATGGGACGCGTTTTTTGCCCGCCATCCCGACCTGTTCGAGTGGCGGCGGCCAGATGGTGCCTGCATGGGCTTCCCGCGCTATCTGGGTTCCGACGGGGTCGAGGAATTCGCCCGCAAGCTGGTGGAAAAGGCCGGCGTGCTGCTGTTGCCAAGCACGATCTACCGCTCCGATCTCGGGCCGACGCCCACTGACCGCTTCCGCCTCGGGTTCGGGCGGCGCGGGCTGGACGAAGGTCTCGAAGCGATGGAGGCGCATCTGACGCGCACCGGATGATCGGCGCCCACAAAATTCGTACGAATTTTGTGGGCGCCTGACGAAAACGGGCGGGGATCACCCCGCCCGTTCAGTCATTCGGTTTCCGACCAATTCAATCGTATTGCGGACCCAGCGCCGTCAGGCCCTTGAGGATGTCGATGGCATAAGCCAGCTGGTAGTCCTCCTCGCGCAGCTCTGCGGCTTCCTCGGCCTTTTCGCGGTCTTCCTCGATCTGGCGGACCTCGTCCTCGCTCAGGCTGTCATTGTCCAGCCGCCCGCGCAGGTCCGCCTCGGAGCGGTCGAAGCGGTTGGCGGCGCCATCCTCTTCTTCCTCGGTCTCTTCGGCCCGGCGGGGCTGTTCCACCACGATGTCGGGGCTGACGCCCAGCGCCTGGATCGAGCGGCCCGACGGCGTGTAGTACCGCGCCGTGGTCAGGCGCATCGCGCCGTCGCCACGCAAGGGCATCACGGTCTGAACCGAGCCCTTGCCGAAGCTCTTGGTGCCCACGACGATGGCGCGGCGATGGTCCTGCAGCGCGCCCGCGACGATTTCCGACGCCGAGGCCGAGCCGCCGTTGATCAGCACCACGATGGGCTTGCCTTCGGCCAGGTCGCCCGGCTTGGCATTGAACCGTTCGCCATCCTCCGGCGCGCGGCCACGGGTGCTGACGATCTCGCCCTTCTCAAGGAACGCGTCCGACACCTGGATCGCCTGGTTCAGCAGGCCGCCGGGGTTGTTGCGCAAATCCAGAACGATGCCGCTGATATTGTCGATGCCGCCGGCTTCCTCGACCTGCTCGGCCAGCCCGCTTTCGAGGTTGCGGAAGGTCTGGTCGTTGAACGTGGTCACCCGCAGAACGACGCTTTCCTGCTCGGTGCGCACCCGCACGGCGGTCAGCTTGATCGTATCGCGCACGATCGACACGTCGAACGGTTCCGCCTCGCCCTCGCGGACCACGGTAATCACGATCTCGCTGCCCACCGGGCCGCGCATCAACTCCACCGCTTCGTCCAGCGTCAGGCCCAGCACGCTTTCGCCGTCCACATGGGTGATGAAATCGCCGGCCTCGATTCCGGCCGTTTCCGCCGGGGTGCCGTCGATGGGCGACACGACCTTCACGAATCCGTCTTCCTGGGTCACCTCGATGCCAAGCCCGCCGAACTCGCCGCGGGTCTGTACGCGCATGTCGGCGGCGTCATCGGGGCTGAGGTAACTGGAATGCGGGTCGAGCGAGGTCAGCATGCCGTTGATCGCGGCCTCGATCAGCTCGCCCTCGTCCACTTCCTCGACATATTGCGAGCGGATGCGCTCGAAAATATCGCCAAAGAGATCAAGTTGTTCATAGACATTCGACGTCTTGGCCGCCTCCTGCGCCAGAAGCGGCGCGGCGACCTGTGTTGTCACGACGGCGCCGGTCAGGCTGCCGACAAGCGCGGCGATCAGAAACTTCTTCATCGGGTTGCTCATCCTTCGTTTGTCTCGAACCAGGTCTCCGGATCGACGGGTTCGTTGTCTTCTCGCACTTCTATATAAAGTGTTTGGGTTCGGGACGCACCCGCATCTTTGCCATTCTCGATCAACAGCGCGTTAGTGTCGCGTTCGTCGCCGCCCATCATTCCGACAGGGCTGTTTCCGGGCAGGACCTCGCCGATGTCACCGTAGACCACGTCGAGCCCCGCGATGACCAGCAAGAGGCCCGCCTGCGGCTCGAGGATCACGACGTTGCCGTAATCGAGAAGTTCCCCGCGATAGCGCAGCGTGGCGGGCGCGGGCGTCGTCACCAGCGCGCGGGGGCGGGTGGCCATGACGATGCCGGGCCGGACGATCCCGGCGGCGTCGGCCTCTCCGGCGCGGCGCAGGATGCGGCCATCGACCGGCAGGCGCAGGCTGCCCTTGCGGGCGTCGATCCCGGGCAGCGATCCGGGCACCTCGTCCACCGCGATCTGGCTCAACCCGCTGGCAAACCCTTCCAGCGTCTCGGTCGAGGCCACCAGCAGCGCGGTCTTCACAGGATCCTCGGTAAAGCGGCGGGGCAAGTCTGTGCGGTCGGCAATCGCCTGGCTCAGCGCGGTGCGGGCCTCCTGCGCGCCCTGCAGCCCCTCGCGCAGGGTGTCGAGCGCACTTTCCTGCAAGCTGCGCAGCACAGTGACATCCTTCAGTTCCGTGCGCAGCGCGGCGGCGCGGGTTTCCAGCGCCGGGGTCACGTCGGATATGATCATGCCGGACCGCGCTGTGCCGATGGGCCCCGAGGGATGCAACAGCAGCACCGGCCCCTCGGATTGCGCCATGCTTTGCAGCGCGCCCAGCAGGCTGGCGATCTCGTCCTCGCGCGATTGCAGGCGGCGCGACAGGGTCTCTTCCTGGATGGCGGCGCGGCGCAGGCCCTCGCGCATCGCTTCCAGTCCGTCCTCGTAGGCGCCCACCACCTCGGTCAGCGCCTTTACCCGGTTGGCCGCGCCCTCGGCCGCTTCCATCAGCGCGGCGGCGCGGTTCAGGCGGTCCGACGCGGCCCGTGCCTCGGCGCCCGGGTCCTGCGCCGTGGCGGGCGCGGCGGCGATAAGCGCCAGCGAAAGTAGCGCCGCGCGGATCATTTCAGCAGGCTCTTGCCGGTCATCTCGTCCGGTTGTGGCAGCTCCATCAGGTCCAGCACCGTCGGCGCCAGATCGGCCAGCCGCCCGTCGCGCAGGCGCGCGCCCTCGGGTCCGCCTTTGACCACCACCGGCACCGGATTGGTTGTGTGCGCGGTATGCGGCCCGCCGGTCACCGGGTCCACCATGGTTTCGCAATTGCCATGATCGGCGGTGACGATGATTGCGCCGCCCGCGTCGTCCAGTGCCTTCAGCACGCGGCCCAGCCCCGCATCCACCGCCTCGCAGGCCCGGATCGCGGCCCCCAGATCGCCGGTATGGCCGACCATGTCGGGATTGGCATAGTTCACCACGATGAAATCATACCCGTCGGCAATGGCGTCCACCAGGTGATCGGTGACCTCCTCCGCCGACATCTCGGGTTTCAGGTCATACGTCGCCACCTTGGGCGAGGCGGCCATGTACCGCGCCTCGCCGTCCTCGGGCGTCTCGCGTCCACCAGCCAGGAAGAAGGTGACGTGCGGGTATTTCTCGGTCTCGGCAGTGTGGAACTGGCGCTTGCCGTGCTTGGCCAGCCACGCGCTCAGGGTGTTGACCGGCTGCTCGTCGGGAAAGATGGAGTCCATGTAGGCGCTGTGGCGGCGCGAATACTCGGTAAAGCCGCTGACGGCCGAAAAGGCCGGGCGCTGGCCGGTCTCGAAATCGTCGAACTCCGGGTCGGCGAAGGCGGCGAGGATCTCGCGCGCGCGGTCGGCGCGGAAGTTCAGGCACAAAAGGCCGTCGCCGTCCTTCATGCCCCGGTAATCGCCCAGCACGCGCGGCTTGATGAACTCGTCGGTGCGGCCCTTGGCATAGGCGTCGTCGATGCCGGCGGCGGCGGTGTCGGCGGTATAGCCTTCGCCACGCGCCAGCGCCTCATAGGCCAGTTGCACACGGTCCCAGCGATTGTCGCGGTCCATCGCGTAATACCGGCCCGAAACGGTGGCGATGACCGCCCCCATCGGCAGGGCCGCGCGCAGCGCTTCGAGGTAGATCTTGGCCGAGGTCGGCGCCACGTCGCGCCCGTCGGTGAAGGCGTGAATGGCCACCGGCACGCCCCGCGCGGTCAGCGCGTTGGCCGCCGCGATCATGTGGCCGATATGACTATGCACGCCGCCATCCGACAGCACGCCCAACAGGTGCGCTGTGCCGCCAGCGGCCTCGACCTTGTCGGCAAAACGAACGAACCCGGGCAGGGACCCGAATGTGCCGGTCTCAATCGCGCGGTCGATGCGCCGCAGATCCATCTCGATCACCCGGCCCGCCCCGATATTCAGGTGCCCGACCTCGGAATTGCCCATCTGCCCCTCGGGCAGGCCGACATCATGGCCATGCGTGATCAGCGTGGCATTCGGACAGGTCTCCATCAGCCGGTCGAAATGCGGCGTCGCGGCCAGCGCAGGCGCGTTCGCCTCCCGCTCCTCGCTCAACCCCCAACCGTCGAGAATACACAGAACTACCGGTCTTGGCGCGCTCAATCCTGCCTCCTGTATCTTAGGCTGCTTCTAACCCGTCTCTCCCGTGTCGTGAACCGCTTTCTTGTCCGCTTCCTCTGGCTGGAAATATCCCGGGTGTTTGAGGGGCAGCGCCCCTCATCAAACCAACAGAGCGTGGCGCAGCCACTCCGTCAGGTCACGCCCGATGATAGGGCGCTCCCGCCAGGATCGAGGCGGCGCGGTAAAGCTGCTCGGCCAGCATCACCCGGACCAGCATGTGCGGCCAGACCATTTTGCCGAAGGACAGCTTGAAATCCGCCCGGTCGCGCAGCATGGGCGCGATCCCGTCGGCGCCGCCGATCACGAAGGCCACGCCGCCGCGCCCCGCGTCGCGCCAGCCGGCCAGCTTTTCGGAAAATTCAGGGGAGGAGAGCAGCTTGCCGCGCTCGTCCAGCGCCACGATGACCGCCCCCTTGGGCACGGCGCGGTCAAGCAATTGCGCCTCGGCGTCCATCCCGCCGCCCTTGCGGTCGTCGACCTCGTGCATCTGCGCGGGACCGAGGCCAAGGGCGCGGCCCGTCCGGTCGAACCGGGCCAGGTAATCATCGAGCAAAGCGCGTTCCGGGCCGGGTTTCATCCGGCCCACCGCGCAAATATGCACCCGCATTCAGCTCTTGGTGGCCTGAGCCGCCTCGTGGCCTTGCAGCCACATCTTCTCAAGCTGATAGAACTCGCGCACCTCGGGGCGGAACACATGGACGATCACGTCGCCCGTGTCGATCAGCACCCAGTCGCCCGAATCCTTACCCTCGACCTTGGTCAGCACGCCCATCTCGGATTTCAGCCGCTCCGAAAGCTTCTCGGCAATGGCCGTCACCTGGCGCGAGGACCGGCCCGAGCAAATCACCATGTAATCGCCGATCGCGGATTTGCCGCGAAGGTCGATCTGCACGATCTCTTCGGCCTTGTCTTCGTCGAGTGCGGAAAGGATGCGCGCAAGCTGTGCGTCACTGCTTGTCGCCATGTCGGACGCGCTCAAGGCTGCGCCCCGTTCAGCGGCAGGGGCCGCGTCAATTGTAAGAGACAGGACATTGTCCTCCTTCTACTACGCACCGATCCGCCCCGGTGCCGGGCGTGGCTCCAAAATAGCAACCCGTCTGTCACAATTCAATGAAGGCTTTCGCCGATCGGCGGCTCTTGTCCGCATGCGCCGCGAAAATCGGCACTATTCCGGCGCGGTCCGCGTCTGACCGCGCCGGAAATAAATGCTTACCAGCCTTCCTCGGTATGAATGCGGTCGCCCGGAACGCCCAGTTCCTTCACTGCATCGCGCATCGCGTCGACATAGCCTTGCGGCCCGCAGATATAGACCTGCCCGGACAGCTCTGCGTGGCGTTCGAGGAACGCCTTGTCGACCTTCCCGTAATGCAGGTCCGGCACGTCTTCCTCGGACAGGACATGATCGACTTTCAGGCCCTGCATCTGCGCCCATTCTTCGCGCAGGATGATGTCGCCCTCGGTTTCGTTGGAAAAGATCAGCTGGCAGCCGTCCAAGTCACCCTCTTTCGCCCGCTTGCGCAGGATCGCGATGAAGGGCGTGACCCCGGCGCCGGCGGCTAGGAACAGGCCCGCACCTTCGTCGGTGATCGCACCAAAGGGGCCGTCCAGCGTGACCTTTTCGCCCGGCTTCAGCCCGGGCAATTGCTCGGTCACGCCGTCATGCGACGGGTAGCTCTTGATCGTGAACTCCAGATGCTTGTCCGCGGGCAAAGAGGTAAAGGTAAAGGGCCGCCCCTCGTCCTTCCAGCCGTCGCGGCACATCGCCAGTTCGGCGGCCTGTCCGGGCTTGAAATCAAAGCCTTCGGGACGGTCGAAGACATAGCGATGCGTGTCGTGGGTGACGGTCTCCTGCGATTGCAGGGTCAGTGTATGGGCCATGAGAATACTCCTTTTCGCCAGCTAACGCCGCGATCAGGTGCCGTGTTCCCCTGCCGCGCCGCCCTGCGGCGCTTTGCCCGGGTCGCCCCGGTCCAGCGCCCGCGTGCCCAGCTCCGAGCCTTCCAACACGGTGACCTCGCGCTGCGGGAAGGGAATGGAGATGCCATGCTCCTGAAACGCGTCCCAAAGCGCCAGATAGACGTTGCCGCGGATGTTGGTCAGGCCGCCCGTCGGGTCGCTGATCCAGAAGCGCAGGATGTAATCCACGCTGCTGTCGCCAAAGCCCACGATGTGGCACACCGGCGCCTTGAAGGCCAGCACGCGCTCCACCCCCTTGGCGGCGTCGATGGCCACCTTGCGCACCAAGTGCGGGTCGTCGCCATAGGCGGTGCCGAAATAGATATCCAGCCGGACGAACTCGTTGGAATGCGACCAGTTCACCACCTGTCCGGTGATCAGGTCCTCGTTCGGAATGAGGTATTCTTTGCCGTCCCGCGTGGTGATCGACACGTATCGCGCGCCAAGGCTGTTGATCCAGCCGAAGGTCTCGCCCAGGCTGATCACGTCACCCGGCTTGATCGACTTGTCCAGAAGGATGATCACCCCCGACACAAGGTTCGACACCACTTTTTGCAGGCCGAAACCAAGGCCGACACCGATGGCGCCCGACAGCACCGCGAGACCGGTCAGGTCCACCCCCACGGCGCGCAACCCGATAAAGAACGCCGCCCCATACAGCAGGATCTGGATGACCTTGACCGCCAGCACCTGCATCGACGGCGAGATGTCCTTGTTCGACCGGATGCGCGAGGCCGAGGTCGTCGAGACGAACCGCGCCAGGAACATCAGGAGCGCGATCACCGCGATGGCCTGCAGCACCATCCAGACAGACAGGCGCATCTCGCCCATGTTGACCGCTGCACTGTCGAGGATCTGGATCGTATCCTCGGTCAGACCGAGGATCGAAAGGGTGACCCAGGTCCAGGCCGCGTAGCGCACGATGCCGCGCAGAAAGGCGTTGCCGATCAGCCGCGTGATGATCGCGATGAACAGCCACGCGGTGGCAAGGCTCGCCATGACGCCAATCAGGTAGGACCGGCTGGGCCACGTCACCTCCTGCATGACCAGGTAGACCGGCCAGATCAGCAGCACCATGAAGATCAGCCGCAGCCGCCGGTGCATCATCACCAGAAAGCGCATGCGCCACTTGGGCCAGCCTTCGCGGGTGCGCATCCAGTTGTGCAGGTGCGGGCCGAAGATCCGCGCCAGGATCGTCGCGGCGACCCACAGCCCGAGGATGATGCCCACCTGATAAAGGCTCCAGGGCCGCAGCAGGCCTGCCACGAACAGCTGCGCCTGTTCCCACAGGCCGATGGCGATGGTCTGCGCCTGCTCGAGCGCGTCGTTGGCAACGTCCGGCGTCGCCTCGGCGGGCGAGCTCATCCCGGCCTCTTCGCCGGTCGGGGCGGTGGTGGCATCCTCTTCCATGTGTTTGACTTTACACGCCCCCTATCTGTGGACAAGTCGCGCTGGACAGTGGGCGCATGGTCTCTAAGCTGGGGCGACCGCCCTGTGGTGCCCCGTCGCCGCAAGGAAGCTGAATTGCAGAAGGAGGAGCCGCGCCCATGTCCACGCTACTTGTCACACACGAGGACGGTCTTGCGCACGTCACGCCCGACGGTCACCCCGAACGCGTGGCGCGGCTGGAACACCTGTGGCCTGCGCTCGAGGGCAAGGACGTGGTGCGCGCCGAGGCGCCATTGGCCGAGGACGCCGACCTCACGTTGTGTCATCCGCAGGATTACGTGACGATGATCCGCGAGGCGATCCCGGCGCAGGGGTTCAACCAGCTCGACGGCGACACTTGGCTGTCGCCTGGCTCCTACAACTGCGCGTCGCGGGCCGTGGGTGGGGCGATGCTGGCGGTGGACAAGGTGCTGGATGGCGAGGTCGGCAACGCCTTTGTCGCCATGCGCCCGCCGGGCCACCACGCCGAAACCGCGACGCCGATGGGCTTTTGCCTGTTCGGCACGGTGGCGATTGCCGCGAAACACGCGCTGGAACGGCACGGATTGTCCCGCGTCGCGGTGGTGGATTTCGACGTGCATCACGGCAACGGCTCGCAGGATCTGCTGCGCGGCGAGGCGCGCGCGCTCTTCATCTCGTCCCACCAGATGCCGCTCTGGCCCGGCTCGGGCGGCGCGCACGAAACCGGCGATCACAACAACGTGCTGAACGTGCCGCTGGCGCCGGGCACGGCGGGGCAGGGCTTCCGCCAGGAGTACGAAGGCCAGGTCTTTCCCCGTCTGGAAGAGTT is part of the Roseovarius sp. THAF9 genome and encodes:
- a CDS encoding DUF2794 domain-containing protein, producing the protein MTFQPTSPFPPHGSAQQVAFHRTELSVILSLYGRMVAAGEWRDYGISSLRDVAIFSVSRRTAENPLYRIEKRPKLRARQGQYAVIGMDGQVLKRGHDLRTVLRVLERKLIRAVD
- a CDS encoding aminotransferase class I/II-fold pyridoxal phosphate-dependent enzyme, with amino-acid sequence MTTLPDFRLETHFAKWEFKARHHMTASDAESMALPELLAMASPEDRDGFEQMWLGYTETFGAPDLRAAIAATYAGRPADEVLCFAGASEGIFAANSVLLDADSHAIVVTPNYQSHESLPLAICEATGVPLDPDDNWSLDIDRVRDAIRPNTRLLTINFPHNPTGAILPRDRYEALIELCRQHGIWILHDEIFNGLGPSDAEHLPFIADVYERGLSLGVMSKSYGLPGLRVGWIACQDRDVLSKLERMKHYLSICNSGPSERLALIALKNRDAILARNCAIVDENLPKWDAFFARHPDLFEWRRPDGACMGFPRYLGSDGVEEFARKLVEKAGVLLLPSTIYRSDLGPTPTDRFRLGFGRRGLDEGLEAMEAHLTRTG
- a CDS encoding S41 family peptidase; translation: MKKFLIAALVGSLTGAVVTTQVAAPLLAQEAAKTSNVYEQLDLFGDIFERIRSQYVEEVDEGELIEAAINGMLTSLDPHSSYLSPDDAADMRVQTRGEFGGLGIEVTQEDGFVKVVSPIDGTPAETAGIEAGDFITHVDGESVLGLTLDEAVELMRGPVGSEIVITVVREGEAEPFDVSIVRDTIKLTAVRVRTEQESVVLRVTTFNDQTFRNLESGLAEQVEEAGGIDNISGIVLDLRNNPGGLLNQAIQVSDAFLEKGEIVSTRGRAPEDGERFNAKPGDLAEGKPIVVLINGGSASASEIVAGALQDHRRAIVVGTKSFGKGSVQTVMPLRGDGAMRLTTARYYTPSGRSIQALGVSPDIVVEQPRRAEETEEEEDGAANRFDRSEADLRGRLDNDSLSEDEVRQIEEDREKAEEAAELREEDYQLAYAIDILKGLTALGPQYD
- a CDS encoding murein hydrolase activator EnvC — its product is MIRAALLSLALIAAAPATAQDPGAEARAASDRLNRAAALMEAAEGAANRVKALTEVVGAYEDGLEAMREGLRRAAIQEETLSRRLQSREDEIASLLGALQSMAQSEGPVLLLHPSGPIGTARSGMIISDVTPALETRAAALRTELKDVTVLRSLQESALDTLREGLQGAQEARTALSQAIADRTDLPRRFTEDPVKTALLVASTETLEGFASGLSQIAVDEVPGSLPGIDARKGSLRLPVDGRILRRAGEADAAGIVRPGIVMATRPRALVTTPAPATLRYRGELLDYGNVVILEPQAGLLLVIAGLDVVYGDIGEVLPGNSPVGMMGGDERDTNALLIENGKDAGASRTQTLYIEVREDNEPVDPETWFETNEG
- the gpmI gene encoding 2,3-bisphosphoglycerate-independent phosphoglycerate mutase — encoded protein: MSAPRPVVLCILDGWGLSEEREANAPALAATPHFDRLMETCPNATLITHGHDVGLPEGQMGNSEVGHLNIGAGRVIEMDLRRIDRAIETGTFGSLPGFVRFADKVEAAGGTAHLLGVLSDGGVHSHIGHMIAAANALTARGVPVAIHAFTDGRDVAPTSAKIYLEALRAALPMGAVIATVSGRYYAMDRDNRWDRVQLAYEALARGEGYTADTAAAGIDDAYAKGRTDEFIKPRVLGDYRGMKDGDGLLCLNFRADRAREILAAFADPEFDDFETGQRPAFSAVSGFTEYSRRHSAYMDSIFPDEQPVNTLSAWLAKHGKRQFHTAETEKYPHVTFFLAGGRETPEDGEARYMAASPKVATYDLKPEMSAEEVTDHLVDAIADGYDFIVVNYANPDMVGHTGDLGAAIRACEAVDAGLGRVLKALDDAGGAIIVTADHGNCETMVDPVTGGPHTAHTTNPVPVVVKGGPEGARLRDGRLADLAPTVLDLMELPQPDEMTGKSLLK
- the rlmH gene encoding 23S rRNA (pseudouridine(1915)-N(3))-methyltransferase RlmH; translated protein: MRVHICAVGRMKPGPERALLDDYLARFDRTGRALGLGPAQMHEVDDRKGGGMDAEAQLLDRAVPKGAVIVALDERGKLLSSPEFSEKLAGWRDAGRGGVAFVIGGADGIAPMLRDRADFKLSFGKMVWPHMLVRVMLAEQLYRAASILAGAPYHRA
- the rsfS gene encoding ribosome silencing factor, yielding MSASDMATSSDAQLARILSALDEDKAEEIVQIDLRGKSAIGDYMVICSGRSSRQVTAIAEKLSERLKSEMGVLTKVEGKDSGDWVLIDTGDVIVHVFRPEVREFYQLEKMWLQGHEAAQATKS
- a CDS encoding FAD-binding oxidoreductase; this translates as MAHTLTLQSQETVTHDTHRYVFDRPEGFDFKPGQAAELAMCRDGWKDEGRPFTFTSLPADKHLEFTIKSYPSHDGVTEQLPGLKPGEKVTLDGPFGAITDEGAGLFLAAGAGVTPFIAILRKRAKEGDLDGCQLIFSNETEGDIILREEWAQMQGLKVDHVLSEEDVPDLHYGKVDKAFLERHAELSGQVYICGPQGYVDAMRDAVKELGVPGDRIHTEEGW
- a CDS encoding mechanosensitive ion channel family protein, translating into MEEDATTAPTGEEAGMSSPAEATPDVANDALEQAQTIAIGLWEQAQLFVAGLLRPWSLYQVGIILGLWVAATILARIFGPHLHNWMRTREGWPKWRMRFLVMMHRRLRLIFMVLLIWPVYLVMQEVTWPSRSYLIGVMASLATAWLFIAIITRLIGNAFLRGIVRYAAWTWVTLSILGLTEDTIQILDSAAVNMGEMRLSVWMVLQAIAVIALLMFLARFVSTTSASRIRSNKDISPSMQVLAVKVIQILLYGAAFFIGLRAVGVDLTGLAVLSGAIGVGLGFGLQKVVSNLVSGVIILLDKSIKPGDVISLGETFGWINSLGARYVSITTRDGKEYLIPNEDLITGQVVNWSHSNEFVRLDIYFGTAYGDDPHLVRKVAIDAAKGVERVLAFKAPVCHIVGFGDSSVDYILRFWISDPTGGLTNIRGNVYLALWDAFQEHGISIPFPQREVTVLEGSELGTRALDRGDPGKAPQGGAAGEHGT
- a CDS encoding histone deacetylase family protein; this encodes MSTLLVTHEDGLAHVTPDGHPERVARLEHLWPALEGKDVVRAEAPLAEDADLTLCHPQDYVTMIREAIPAQGFNQLDGDTWLSPGSYNCASRAVGGAMLAVDKVLDGEVGNAFVAMRPPGHHAETATPMGFCLFGTVAIAAKHALERHGLSRVAVVDFDVHHGNGSQDLLRGEARALFISSHQMPLWPGSGGAHETGDHNNVLNVPLAPGTAGQGFRQEYEGQVFPRLEEFKPELILISAGFDAHADDPLANLNLREDDFAWVTRRLCEIAAEQCEGRVVSSLEGGYDLRALAASGAVHLDELIRAGG